Proteins from one Gossypium raimondii isolate GPD5lz chromosome 8, ASM2569854v1, whole genome shotgun sequence genomic window:
- the LOC105790170 gene encoding uncharacterized protein LOC105790170 has product MAMRKVYSEIKGMKVKEVPNHVKPMLSMDYVKKAFQKGLDNYNSKYIQTDSIQPLYHVCFGGMVFSYLVALPNERRHLEHQQHAKEHGHH; this is encoded by the coding sequence ATGGCAATGAGGAAAGTTTATAGCGAGATAAAAGGGATGAAAGTGAAGGAAGTCCCTAACCACGTGAAACCGATGCTATCAATGGATTACGTGAAGAAAGCTTTTCAAAAGGGTTTGGACAATTACAATTCAAAGTACATTCAAACCGATTCGATCCAGCCTCTTTACCATGTCTGTTTCGGTGGGATGGTCTTTTCTTACCTCGTCGCTCTCCCAAATGAGCGTCGCCATCTCGAGCACCAGCAACACGCCAAGGAACATGGTCATCACTGA